Proteins co-encoded in one Setaria viridis chromosome 9, Setaria_viridis_v4.0, whole genome shotgun sequence genomic window:
- the LOC117838029 gene encoding E3 ubiquitin-protein ligase HOS1 produces MDALPSSPRHPPKYGSAVVQNALEQLASIDLIKLCKEAKIEHCRATRDLSSCGRYVHHVLTSCGHASLCAECSQRCDVCPICRSPITDNGNRVRFRLYDKCIEAGLISKQLDERFQEKEDYGNPVNTDVQRLHSLFDVALQNNLTSLICHYITDVCLDDNAVSSDPLLAFLLDEVVIKDWCKRAVNALISEIGMIYRSGLEMMESKLSQLQKFAAQLAGIYSVLEVMIASFTEAVSAHVNDLHQLIENTLKAKQHSEAMIWCIRHRFLQDIYSRYADYTSWSSDVIQRKASAEARKWPDIFDKGSGDSEANQGTLFIEQALQNLGIEQSYRSEEEEAAITRLQNEQSSSMFCSTITADHFSLNRYPFKNLREAVDVLFLHGASDMVIAKQAILLYYLFDRHWTRPDSEWRYLVDDFAATFGITNRTLLECLVFCLLDDYSSEALEEACSLLPKISSKEAHPKIAQVLLERQRPDMALVVLKCTGRDSFSVTESIEKDGISSLSEAVTAVRVRIEHGHLTEAFVYHRSYCSRVKEQRAADMTHAGDALRSSWIYHVEGMMTEFCNICIERNLVDKMIDLPWDSEEEKHLHKSLFDYAHEMPTEPCGSLLVVYYLRRYRYLEAYEVDRSLQRFEQKKLESTTEEIASKIRKIAQWRENLVAKCLDILPEVQRENMKAINSGEQSQFARTAQRSSPVSQVVKSPSPAIELSSSFTPVLQNKSSHHSKNINVSTHSGGLIRSSLSEFDRKLPSVLQSRAVPQGTPAFNMRSAGGIFPSVGQNGESPFFRGAKDISSRKGEAGFRKGIKPVDDALSMFLNLSSDDTPMKDYRTSLLKTEVNKTTPFQGKDSVGKGEFRFGSRAEKPFILNGTGVSQNGLPKVSGSAGFREDYKLPTENILSNKKSSVDEAAASKGVSRWRSDESSEDEGERRTNRESGDSLVTRRRPRFSRR; encoded by the exons AATGCTTTGGAGCAGCTGGCATCCATTGATCTCATCAAGCTATGCAAGGAGGCTAAAATTGAGCACTGCCGTGCGACAAGAGATTTGAGTAGTTGTGGCCGCTATGTGCATCATGTGCTTACCTCGTGTGGCCATGCCTCATTATGTGCTGAGTGCAGCCAAAGATGTGATGTCTGCCCAATTTGCAGAAGTCCAATAACGGACAATGGAAACAGGGTTCGGTTTCGTCTTTACGACAAGTGCATTGAAGCAGGCCTTATTTCTAAGCAGCTTGATGAAAGGTTTCAGGAAAAGGAAGACTATGGCAATCCTGTTAACACAGATGTCCAGCGGCTGCATTCATTGTTTGACGTTGCGCTCCAGAACAATCTTACATCCTTGATTTGCCACT ATATCACAGATGTTTGTTTGGATGACAATGCTGTGTCAAGTGATCCGCTTCTGGCTTTTCTTTTGGATGAGGTGGTCATCAAGGACTGGTGCAAGAGGGCTGTAAATGCGCTCATTTCTGAGATTGGCATGATTT ATAGATCTGGCCTAGAAATGATGGAATCTAAATTATCCCAACTGCAAAAGTTTGCAGCACAGTTGGCAGGAATTTACAGTGTACTTGAAGTTATGATCGCATCTTTCACAGAGGCAGTTTCAGCTCATGTTAATGACCTGCATCAACTCATTGAGAACACATTGAAGGCAAAGCAG CATTCGGAGGCCATGATCTGGTGCATCAGGCATAGATTTCTTCAGGACATCTACTCACGATACGCTGATTATACATCATGGAGCTCTGATGTGATTCAAAGAAAGGCATCTGCAGAAGCAAGAAAATGGCCTGATATTTTTGATAAAGGGTCAGGTGACAGTGAAGCCAATCAGGGTACACTGTTCATTGAGCAGGCTCTACAAAACCTTGGGATTGAACAAAGTTATAggagtgaggaggaagaagcagcaATCACACGTTTGCAGAATGAACAATCATCATCTATGTTCTGTTCCACAATTACAGCTGATCATTTTAGTCTCAACAGATACCCATTTAAAAATTTGCGTGAGGCAGTTGACGTACTCTTTCTACACGGAGCATCAGACATGGTGATTGCAAAGCAAGCTATT TTATTATATTATCTATTTGATCGGCATTGGACCAGACCAGATTCAGAATGGAGGTATTTGGTGGATGATTTTGCTGCTACCTTTGGGATTACTAATAGAACATTGCTTGAGTGCCTGGTATTTTGTCTTCTAGATGATTATTCTTCAGAAGCCTTGGAG GAGGCATGCTCTCTTCTTCCCAAGATCTCTAGCAAGGAGGCACATCCGAAGATAGCACAAGTTCTTCTAGAACGTCAGAGACCTGATATGGCACTGGTTGTGCTTAAGTGCACAGGGCGTGATAGCTTCTCTGTTACAGAAAGCATTGAAAAAGATGGCATTTCATCTCTTAGTGAAGCGGTGACTGCAGTTCGTGTAAGAATTGAGCATGGCCACCTAACAGAAGCATTTGTGTATCATAGGAGCTACTGTTCTAGGGTGAAAGAACAGCGAGCAGCAGATATGACACATGCTGGTGATGCACTCAGAAGCTCTTGGATTTACCATGTTGAGGGGATGATGACTGAATTTTGTAATATCTGCATTGAAAGGAATTTAGTTGATAAAATGATTGATCTGCCCTGGGATTCTGAGGAAGAGAAACATCTTCACAAGTCACTCTTTGATTACGCTCATGAAATGCCCACGGAACCATGTGGTAGTCTGCTTGTTGTTTACTACCTTCGG CGTTATCGATATTTGGAGGCATATGAGGTTGATCGTAGTCTTCAGAGATTTGAGCAAAAGAAATTGGAAAGTACTACTGAAGAGATTGCTtcaaaaatcagaaaaattgcTCAATGGAGGGAAAATTTGGTT GCTAAATGCCTTGATATACTTCCTGAGGTCCAGAGAGAGAACATGAAAGCCATCAACAGTGGAGAACAAAGTCAGTTTGCTCGAACTGCTCAAAGATCTTCTCCAGTTAGTCAGGTGGTCAAATCACCAAGTCCTGCCATTGAGTTGAGCTCCTCTTTTACCCCTGTTCTTCAAAATAAGTCAAGCCACCACTCAAAAAATATCAATGTATCGACTCATTCTGGTGGTCTGATTAGAAGCAGCCTCTCAGAGTTTGATAGAAAGCTTCCATCTGTTCTACAATCCAGGGCAGTTCCCCAGGGAACGCCTGCATTCAATATGAGATCTGCAGGGGGCATATTCCCTTCTGTGGGCCAGAATGGCGAGAGTCCATTTTTTAGGGGGGCTAAAGATATCAGTTCTAGGAAAGGAGAGGCAGGTTTTAGAAAAGGGATTAAACCTGTTGATGATGCGCTTTCTATGTTTTTGAACTTGAGTTCTGATGATACACCTATGAAAGACTACCGAACAAGTTTGTTGAAGACCGAGGTTAATAAAACCACTCCTTTTCAAGGAAAAGATTCTGTTGGAAAAGGAGAGTTTCGCTTTGGTTCACGTGCTGAGAAGCCTTTCATCTTAAATGGAACTGGTGTTAGTCAAAATGGCCTCCCTAAGGTATCTGGGAGTGCTGGTTTTCGTGAAGATTATAAATTACCAACTGAGAACATTTTGAG CAACAAGAAATCTTCAGTTGATGAAGCAGCAGCCAGCAAAGGTGTGTCAAGGTGGAGATCCGACGAGTCTAGTGAAGATGAAGGTGAGAGAAGAACAAACCGGGAGAGTGGAGATTCTCTTGTTACTAGAAGGCGACCGAGATTTTCAAGAAGATGA